Proteins encoded within one genomic window of Sphaerotilus montanus:
- the secE gene encoding preprotein translocase subunit SecE: protein MTAPQVETVSTNADKTRLIAAGLLLLGGLVAFYLLSAQGPYAQWAALLLLLGAAVAAFFGSEPGKELIAYGRESVKEFYKVVWPTRKEAGQMTGYVFAFVVVMALFLWMTDKTLEWVLYDLILGWKR from the coding sequence ATGACCGCTCCGCAAGTCGAAACTGTTTCCACCAATGCTGACAAGACCCGGCTGATTGCTGCGGGTCTGCTGCTGCTTGGCGGCTTGGTGGCGTTCTATCTGCTCTCCGCACAGGGGCCCTACGCGCAGTGGGCGGCCTTGCTGCTGCTGCTGGGCGCGGCGGTGGCAGCGTTCTTCGGTTCTGAGCCCGGCAAGGAACTGATCGCCTATGGCCGCGAGTCGGTCAAGGAGTTCTACAAGGTTGTCTGGCCGACCCGCAAGGAAGCCGGGCAGATGACGGGCTACGTCTTCGCCTTCGTCGTGGTCATGGCGCTGTTCCTGTGGATGACCGACAAGACCCTCGAATGGGTCCTGTATGACCTGATCCTCGGCTGGAAGCGTTGA
- the tuf gene encoding elongation factor Tu — protein MSKEKFVRSKPHVNVGTIGHVDHGKTTLTAAITTVLSKKFGGTAKAYDQIDAAPEEKARGITINTAHVEYETENRHYAHVDCPGHADYVKNMITGAAQMDGAILVCSAADGPMPQTREHILLSRQVGVPYIIVFLNKADMVDDEELLELVEMEVRELLSKYDFPGDDTPIIKGSAKLALEGDTGPLGEQAIMKLADALDTYIPEPKRLVDGAFLMPVEDVFSISGRGTVVTGRIERGIIKVGEPIEVVGLKDTQLTTCTGVEMFRKLLDQGQAGDNVGILLRGTKREDVQRGQVLCKPGSIKPHTDFTGEIYVLSKDEGGRHTPFFANYRPQFYFRTTDVTGSISLPEGKEMVMPGDNVSITVKLIAPIAMEEGLRFAIREGGRTVGAGVVAKIIA, from the coding sequence ATGTCAAAGGAAAAGTTTGTCCGTAGCAAGCCGCACGTCAACGTCGGCACCATCGGTCACGTGGACCACGGCAAGACGACGCTGACCGCAGCGATCACGACCGTGCTGTCGAAGAAGTTTGGCGGCACCGCCAAGGCGTATGACCAGATCGACGCGGCACCGGAAGAAAAGGCCCGCGGCATCACCATCAACACCGCGCACGTCGAGTACGAGACGGAGAACCGTCACTACGCGCACGTCGACTGCCCGGGACACGCCGACTACGTCAAGAACATGATCACCGGCGCCGCCCAGATGGACGGCGCGATCCTGGTGTGCTCGGCCGCTGACGGCCCGATGCCCCAGACCCGCGAGCACATCCTGCTGTCGCGTCAGGTGGGCGTGCCCTACATCATCGTCTTCCTGAACAAGGCCGACATGGTGGACGACGAGGAGCTGCTGGAACTGGTCGAAATGGAAGTGCGCGAGCTGCTGTCCAAGTACGACTTCCCCGGCGACGACACCCCGATCATCAAGGGCTCGGCCAAGCTGGCCCTCGAAGGCGACACCGGCCCGCTGGGCGAGCAAGCCATCATGAAGCTGGCGGATGCGCTGGACACCTACATCCCCGAGCCGAAGCGCCTGGTGGACGGTGCCTTCCTGATGCCCGTGGAAGACGTGTTCTCGATCTCGGGTCGCGGCACCGTGGTGACCGGCCGTATCGAACGCGGCATCATCAAGGTCGGCGAGCCGATCGAAGTCGTGGGCCTGAAGGACACGCAGCTGACCACCTGCACCGGCGTGGAAATGTTCCGCAAGCTGCTGGACCAGGGTCAAGCAGGCGACAACGTCGGCATCCTGCTGCGCGGCACCAAGCGCGAAGACGTGCAGCGCGGCCAAGTGCTGTGCAAGCCGGGCTCGATCAAGCCGCACACGGACTTCACGGGCGAGATCTACGTGCTGTCGAAGGACGAAGGCGGCCGCCACACGCCGTTCTTCGCCAACTACCGCCCGCAGTTCTACTTCCGCACGACGGACGTGACCGGCTCGATCTCCCTGCCGGAAGGCAAGGAAATGGTCATGCCGGGCGACAACGTGTCGATCACCGTCAAGCTGATCGCCCCGATCGCCATGGAAGAAGGTCTGCGCTTCGCCATCCGTGAAGGCGGTCGTACCGTCGGCGCCGGCGTCGTCGCCAAGATCATCGCCTGA
- the trpC gene encoding indole-3-glycerol phosphate synthase TrpC — translation MSRPLPPGVPDILARIVVTKHEEVAAARARRSLSSLREEAESRTDVRDFEAALRTKIAAAQPAVIAEIKKASPSKGVIRPDFHPAEIAQTYERHGAACLSVLTDVQYFQGAVEYLLEARAACALPVLRKDFMVDEYQVHEARAMGADCILLIAACLDDAQMADLEAVALAHRMSVLVEVHDGEELQRALRLKTSLVGINNRDLRTFDVTLDTTLGLLDAVPADRLLVTESGILGPQDVAQMRAADVHAFLVGEAFMRAADPGVALAALFR, via the coding sequence CGCATCGTCGTCACCAAGCACGAGGAGGTGGCCGCGGCCCGTGCGCGGCGCTCGCTGTCCTCCCTGCGCGAGGAGGCGGAGAGCCGCACCGACGTGCGCGATTTCGAGGCCGCGCTGCGCACGAAGATCGCCGCGGCGCAGCCCGCCGTGATCGCCGAGATCAAGAAGGCCAGTCCGAGCAAGGGCGTGATCCGCCCGGACTTCCATCCCGCCGAGATCGCGCAGACCTACGAGCGCCATGGCGCCGCGTGCCTGAGCGTGCTGACGGACGTGCAGTACTTCCAGGGCGCGGTCGAGTACCTGCTGGAGGCGCGGGCCGCGTGCGCGCTGCCGGTGCTGCGCAAGGACTTCATGGTCGACGAGTACCAGGTCCACGAAGCGCGCGCGATGGGTGCGGACTGCATCCTGCTGATCGCGGCGTGTCTGGACGATGCGCAGATGGCCGATCTGGAGGCGGTGGCGCTGGCGCACCGGATGAGCGTGCTGGTCGAGGTCCACGACGGCGAGGAACTGCAGCGGGCGCTGCGGCTGAAGACGTCGCTGGTCGGCATCAACAACCGCGACCTGCGCACCTTCGACGTGACGCTGGATACCACGCTGGGGCTGCTGGACGCGGTGCCGGCGGACCGGCTGCTGGTGACCGAGTCCGGCATCCTCGGGCCGCAGGACGTGGCGCAGATGCGGGCAGCGGATGTGCATGCCTTCCTCGTCGGTGAGGCGTTCATGCGCGCCGCCGATCCGGGTGTGGCGCTGGCGGCGCTGTTCCGCTGA
- the rplK gene encoding 50S ribosomal protein L11, with protein sequence MAKKIVGFIKLQVPAGKANPSPPIGPALGQRGLNIMEFCKAFNAQTQQGFEIGMKLPVVITAFADKSFTFVIKSPPATALLKKAAKIERGSARPHVEKVGKLTRAQLEEIAKIKVKDLTAANLDAAVKTIAGSARSMGINVEGV encoded by the coding sequence ATGGCAAAGAAAATCGTCGGCTTCATCAAGCTGCAAGTTCCGGCAGGCAAGGCCAATCCTTCGCCCCCGATCGGTCCCGCTCTCGGTCAGCGCGGTCTGAACATCATGGAGTTCTGCAAGGCGTTCAACGCACAGACGCAGCAGGGCTTCGAGATCGGCATGAAGCTGCCGGTGGTCATCACCGCCTTCGCCGACAAGTCGTTCACCTTCGTCATCAAGAGCCCGCCGGCAACGGCCCTCCTGAAGAAGGCTGCCAAGATCGAACGTGGTTCGGCCCGCCCGCACGTCGAGAAGGTCGGCAAGCTGACCCGTGCGCAGCTGGAAGAGATCGCGAAGATCAAGGTCAAGGATCTGACGGCCGCCAATCTGGACGCCGCTGTCAAGACCATCGCGGGTTCGGCTCGCTCGATGGGCATCAACGTGGAAGGGGTCTGA
- the nusG gene encoding transcription termination/antitermination protein NusG gives MSDIQSTSPAAVPMRWYVVHAYSGMEKAVERNLRERIDRSGMQAKFGRILVPTEEVVEMKNGKKSVTERRFFPGYVLVEMVMDDESWHLVKNTSKVTGFVGGAKNRPSPISEDEVMKIVTQMQEGTEKPRPKVEWVVGEVVRVKDGPFTDFNGAIEDVNYDKNKMRVSVTIFGRATPVELDFHQVEKV, from the coding sequence ATGAGCGATATCCAGTCCACTTCTCCCGCTGCCGTGCCGATGCGCTGGTATGTGGTGCATGCCTATTCGGGCATGGAAAAAGCCGTGGAGCGCAATCTGCGCGAGCGCATTGACCGTTCCGGCATGCAGGCGAAGTTCGGCCGCATCCTGGTTCCGACCGAAGAAGTGGTCGAGATGAAGAACGGCAAGAAGTCGGTCACCGAGCGTCGTTTCTTCCCCGGCTATGTGCTGGTCGAGATGGTGATGGACGACGAGTCCTGGCACCTGGTCAAGAACACGAGCAAGGTCACCGGCTTCGTCGGCGGCGCGAAGAATCGCCCGTCGCCGATCTCGGAAGACGAGGTCATGAAGATCGTGACCCAGATGCAGGAGGGCACCGAAAAGCCCCGTCCGAAGGTGGAATGGGTGGTCGGCGAAGTCGTTCGGGTCAAGGATGGTCCGTTCACCGACTTCAACGGTGCCATCGAAGACGTCAATTACGACAAGAACAAGATGCGGGTGTCCGTCACGATCTTCGGTCGTGCGACCCCAGTGGAACTCGACTTTCACCAGGTCGAGAAAGTCTGA
- a CDS encoding uracil-DNA glycosylase has product MVDNRLTRPLAEALSDVAPGWDDLVAAFVASPRGAALCRTIDARVAAGAEVYPARPLRALETLTPQQVRVVVLGQDPYHGPGEAEGLAFSVADGVKIPPSLRNIRQELVADLGLALPVSGSLRAWAGQGVLLLNTSLTVERDQPASHAKLGWEALTDALIDRVAAQPHPKVFLLWGAHAQAKGPRIEQAGGANRILVSNHPSPLAARRPPVPFVGSRPFSTANAWLAAQGSAPIDWRLDGSD; this is encoded by the coding sequence ATGGTCGACAACCGCTTGACGCGCCCGCTGGCCGAGGCGCTGTCGGACGTGGCGCCGGGCTGGGACGATCTGGTCGCGGCGTTTGTGGCCAGTCCGCGCGGCGCGGCGCTGTGCCGTACGATCGACGCCCGGGTGGCGGCCGGGGCCGAGGTCTACCCGGCGCGGCCGCTGCGGGCGCTGGAGACGCTGACGCCGCAGCAGGTGCGGGTGGTGGTCCTGGGCCAGGATCCGTACCACGGGCCGGGCGAGGCCGAGGGGCTGGCGTTCTCGGTCGCCGACGGGGTGAAGATCCCGCCGAGCCTGCGCAACATCCGGCAGGAGCTGGTGGCGGACCTCGGGCTGGCCTTGCCGGTGTCCGGGAGCCTGCGGGCGTGGGCGGGGCAGGGCGTGCTGCTGCTCAACACCAGCCTCACTGTCGAGCGCGACCAGCCGGCCAGCCACGCCAAACTGGGCTGGGAGGCGCTGACCGATGCGCTGATCGACCGGGTCGCCGCGCAGCCGCATCCGAAGGTGTTCCTGCTGTGGGGCGCCCATGCGCAGGCCAAGGGGCCGCGCATCGAGCAGGCCGGGGGCGCGAACCGGATCCTTGTATCGAACCACCCGTCGCCGCTGGCAGCACGCCGTCCACCGGTGCCGTTTGTCGGCAGCCGCCCATTCAGCACGGCGAACGCCTGGCTGGCCGCTCAAGGCAGTGCACCGATCGACTGGCGGCTGGACGGGTCGGATTGA